AAACAGGTTTGTTAATGGAGAAATAAGCGAGGATTTCCCTGCCTCTGCACTAAAGTACCATGAAAATGTAACTGTCATTGCTGATAGAGATGCATTAAAATATATCTAGTACTTTTCTTCCGAGGAGGTGTTTAAATGATAAACAAAAATTCACCGGTTCCCATTTATCATCAACTAGAAGAGTACATTAAACAGCAAATAGAGAATGGCGTTTTAAAGGAAGAAAGTGTCATTCCCTCGGAACGGGAATTTGCAGAGCGGTTCCAAATAAGCCGAATGACAGTCAGACAGGCCATTAATAATCTGGTTTCGGAAGGCTATTTAAAAAGACAAAAAGGCAGAGGCACATTTGTTACTAAGAAAAAGGTTGAACAAGAATTACAGGGAATGACAAGTTTTACGGAGGACATGCTCTCAAGGGGAATGAACCCAAGCAGCATCTTGTTATCCTTTCAAATCATCCCTGCTGACAAAAAGTCAGCTCTTGCCCTTAGGATAGAAGAAGCTGACTCTATTTATAAAATAAAGCGGATTCGTTTAGCGGATGGTGCCCCAATGGCACTTGAAACGGCCTATATCCCTGTCGAAATTGTTCCAGGGCTGACAGAAGAAAACAGCAACCTGTCTCTTTACCAATACATCGAGGAAAATCTTGCTCTTTCGATAAGGGAAGCGACTCAGGAAATTGAAGCATCTACAGCTGATACTCTTGACTCAGAAACCTTGGAAATTAATATCGGCGACCCCATCCTTTTGATAGAGCGGATTTCTTATTTACAAGAGGGAATACCCTTTGAATTGGTAAAGTCGACCTTCCGTGCAGATCGATATCGCTTTGTTCATACCATGAAACGCTAAGAAAAGCGAAAGCGCCTTGCTTAGGGGCGACAGGCATAAGACGAGCCGGCGAGAAGGTTGGTCTTTACCTTCTTGACGGATTGGCTTATGACCCCGAGCCCCTAGGCGCTGCAGCTAGACAGTAAAAAGCAATTGACCTTCAATAGGTCAATTGCTTTTTTTTTCACAAATTGTGTCCACTTTTGCTTTTTACCCATATGATAATAGTGAGCTAAATATTCATGACATAAGGAGAGTGATAAAAATGAAATTCATGCTCGATGCGGGCCACGGCTATAACACAGCTGGAAAAAGAACGATTGATGGAATGCGGGAATACGAATTCACCAGAAAGGTAGCCGCTTTTGCGAGAGACATGCTAACCTCCTATCAAAATGTTACCGTCTATTTTGCCCACTCTGATGACCGAGATGTTCCGTTGCAAGAGCGGACAAATGCTGCCAACCGTCTAAATGTCGATGCGTATGTGTCCATTCACGCTAACGCCTATGGATCCACCTGGAATGACGCTAACGGAATTGAGACCTACGTATATACGACGAATCATCAGGAGACTTATCAATTAGCACAAAAGGTTCAAAACAATATGGTCTCGTTAACAGGTCTTAGAAGTCGCGGCGTTAAAACCGCAAATTTCCACGTACTTCGTGAAACAAATATGCCTGCCATTCTTGTTGAATGTGGCTTTATGACCAATAGAAATGAAGCAGGGCTAATGCGTACAGATGATTACCAAAGAAAATGTGCTCAAGCCATTGTCAATGCACTTGCAGCCCAATATAATTTGACCAAAAAACAGACTGCACCAACACCAAAACCTCCTACACCTAACCCGCCAAGTAATCCTACCCCGCCTGTTCGTTCAGATTTATTTAGAGTTCAAGCTGGTGCTTTTTCCGAAAAGAGCAATGCAGATGCGCACGTTACGAAGCTAAAATCCGATGGATTTGAAGCATTTGTTTTTTCTGATGGCTTATACAAAGTACAAGCTGGTGCTTTCTCTGAACGAAAAAATGCAGAAGCTCTCGTAGCACGCTTAAAAGCCAAAGGATACCAAGCGTTTATTCTGACTGATTAACAGCAAAAACTAGCGCAAGATGGATGCGCTAGTTTTTTTTAGATGGTTTAAGAAGTGTTTTATCCAGAACCAGTGTGAATATTGACATGATAACAGAGGCTAATAATGCCATTCCGAAACCTGCAATTTCAAACGCGTCCCCCATCAAATAATCGGTTATCTCAAGAGTTATCGCATTAATAACAAATAAGAATAGACCTAATGTTAAAATTGTTGCAGGTAAGGTTAAAATTACTAGAATCGGGCGAACGATGATATTTATTATCGATAATAAAAAGCTTGCTGAAAGGGCTGCCGCAAATCCCTCCAGCGCAAAGCTTTCAGAAAAGTAGCCTGCAATTGCCATGAACAAAACACCATTGATTAAGATTCCAATCAACCATTTCATTTATCAAATCTCCTATTAATTGCTTACCTCATCCGATTTATGGAGTGTAATCGATCCTGTTTTCGTATCGACAAATACCTTTAACATGCGGTCAGGATGATTAACCGATTGAAAGCGAAGCATTTTTTGAATCATTTCACTTTTTTCCTCAAGGACCTGAATTCCATCAAGCTTAATATTAAAGCCGCCGAGATTTGTTTTTAATTCGCCACTAGCAGCCACTCCATCAGGAATATACAAATCAATTCCGCCTGTCGTTGCTTTAGCCGCAATTAATTCACAGCGAGATCCCGTTAAGTTATAGGTAGTATTCCCGTTTAACGTTTGCGTTTCAACCTTTCTAAAGTCACCATCGAGCTTAATGGCACCATTTATGGTTTCAACTTCAAGGGCATCAATTGCACTCGTCTGAAGGGTAATATGACCATTAGCTGTTTCAATTTCTGCCCTTTTCCCGTTTAAACGAGCGAGTTCAATTTTCCCATTGGCTGTTTTCATACGCAAATCACCTATCGTTAATTCTTCACCTGATATAGGGCCATTGAACATTCTTACACGAACGCGTTCATATTCAGCTTGAGGAACATAAACTACCGCGTCGACCTTCATCCATTTTTGCTGAGTCATGAACCGCAATTTTTGTCCATCAATCGCAAAGAGGACATCCTTCAAAAAGTTTTCCCGAGCTTGTTCTGAGTTCTCTACACGATATACCTTTGCCTGGCATTCAATCCGAACATCATTTTGATCCCAAGGAACAAGTTTGAGTGAGCCATTGGCGAGATCAATATCCATTTCACGTAAGTATACATCGCCCTGATGAAAGATATGCGAAATTTCAACAGACTGACCGAAATTCAAATCAAAGTCTAGGTCCTTAATTTTTTTCAAAGCATTATCGACAAAATCAAAAATTTTATCCTTTGCTGAGTGAACTTTTCCATGTGTCGACTCTTCCTTCTTTGCTTCTTCGAACTTAAAGGCAGTCGAGATTTCTTGTGCAATTTGTTCTTGCTTTTGATCCATCGTTTGCCCAGCTTTTTCAAGTTCTTCTAGTAAAGTTAATGCCTCATCAACATTAAGCTTTCCATCCTCAACCATTTTTAATATTCTTTTACGTTCTTCCTTCATTGTTATCCACTCCAATAAATGTATTTCATTAGATCCTATTCCATCATTAAGGCTTTTACGCCTTTTATCACATTCCAGATGGTGACAATTAGACTAATTAAGATTAATATACCGGCCGAAACTAGTGTAAAAACAGGAATGGCATCATTGTTTATAGCATTAAGATCACTAAAAATAGCGAATATAAGCAGTGGTACAGGTATAAGTGGGATTAAATGCGATAAGAATGCCTTTTTCGCATGGCTTTTCGTTACGTCGTCTCCAGATGCAAGCATTACAACAAACGGAAACAGAATTCCTGCAAAGAAAATACTAAAGTAACATAATCCTGAAAGAACCTTTCGAGTATCCATTGATAATCACTCCCCCTTATTGAATATTTACGTATGGGGAATATGAAAGTTTCAACATATCTATAAAAAAAGCTAAAACGCAAGGTTTTAGCTTTTTCCAATCGTCTCTTTTTCATGTATTTGCTCTTTCATTCGTAACCGGTCTCGCTCTAAAATCGGTTTTAAGTATTTGCCTGTATAAGATCCTGGCGCATCAGCTACCTTTTCAGGTGTTCCGGTAGCGACAATCGTACCGCCCTTGTCTCCACCCTCTGGACCAAGGTCAATAATGTAGTCAGTTGCTTTAATGACATCTAAATTGTGCTCAATAACGAGTACGGTGTCGCCATTTTCAACGAGTCTCTGAAGGACGACTAATAATCTAGAAATATCGTCAACATGAAGACCTGTTGTCGGTTCATCTAAAATATAGAAGGATTTACCGTTTGAACGTTTATGAAGTTCAGACGCTAGCTTCACACGCTGTGCTTCCCCGCCTGACAGAGTGGTAGCAGGCTGACCGAGTGTTATATAACCTAAACCTACATCCTTGATGGTTTGCAGCTTTCGGCTGATTTTAGGAACATTCTCAAAAAATTCTACTGCTGTTTCGACGGTCATATCAAGAATTTCAGAAATGCTCTTCCCTTTATATTTTACCTCAAGTGTCTCACGGTTATATCGCTTTCCATGACAAACCTCACATGGAACATAGACGTCAGGCAGGAAATGCATTTCAATTTTGATAATTCCATCGCCACGGCAGGCTTCACAACGGCCGCCCTTAACATTAAAGCTAAAACGTCCTTTTTTATAGCCGCGGACCTTCGCTTCATTCGTTGTCGAAAACAAGTCACGGATATCATCAAAAACTCCCGTGTACGTTGCCGGATTAGAACGTGGTGTTCTGCCAATTGGAGATTGGTCGATGTCGATTACCTTATCTAAATTCTCAATACCTAAGATATCCTTATGTTCTCCAGGCTTTGTTTTAGCACGGTTAAGCTTCTGGGAAAGTGTTTTAAGGAGGATTTCATTGATTAACGTACTTTTCCCAGATCCGGAAACACCCGTCACGGCAATAAACATCCCTAATGGAATTTTCGCATTTACGTTTCGTAAATTGTTCTCGGCGGCACCTTTTATTTCGATATACCTGCCATCTGGCTTGCGACGTTCTATCGGGAGTGGAATAAACCTTTTACCTGATAAATACTGGCCAGTCAATGAATTAGGATGTGCCATTACTTCGGCGGGTGTTCCTGCTGCAATGACTTGTCCACCGTGGATTCCTGCACCAGGACCAATATCGATT
This Neobacillus sp. YX16 DNA region includes the following protein-coding sequences:
- a CDS encoding GntR family transcriptional regulator; this encodes MINKNSPVPIYHQLEEYIKQQIENGVLKEESVIPSEREFAERFQISRMTVRQAINNLVSEGYLKRQKGRGTFVTKKKVEQELQGMTSFTEDMLSRGMNPSSILLSFQIIPADKKSALALRIEEADSIYKIKRIRLADGAPMALETAYIPVEIVPGLTEENSNLSLYQYIEENLALSIREATQEIEASTADTLDSETLEINIGDPILLIERISYLQEGIPFELVKSTFRADRYRFVHTMKR
- a CDS encoding N-acetylmuramoyl-L-alanine amidase, which encodes MKFMLDAGHGYNTAGKRTIDGMREYEFTRKVAAFARDMLTSYQNVTVYFAHSDDRDVPLQERTNAANRLNVDAYVSIHANAYGSTWNDANGIETYVYTTNHQETYQLAQKVQNNMVSLTGLRSRGVKTANFHVLRETNMPAILVECGFMTNRNEAGLMRTDDYQRKCAQAIVNALAAQYNLTKKQTAPTPKPPTPNPPSNPTPPVRSDLFRVQAGAFSEKSNADAHVTKLKSDGFEAFVFSDGLYKVQAGAFSERKNAEALVARLKAKGYQAFILTD
- a CDS encoding phage holin family protein, with the translated sequence MKWLIGILINGVLFMAIAGYFSESFALEGFAAALSASFLLSIINIIVRPILVILTLPATILTLGLFLFVINAITLEITDYLMGDAFEIAGFGMALLASVIMSIFTLVLDKTLLKPSKKN
- a CDS encoding DUF4097 domain-containing protein, whose protein sequence is MKEERKRILKMVEDGKLNVDEALTLLEELEKAGQTMDQKQEQIAQEISTAFKFEEAKKEESTHGKVHSAKDKIFDFVDNALKKIKDLDFDLNFGQSVEISHIFHQGDVYLREMDIDLANGSLKLVPWDQNDVRIECQAKVYRVENSEQARENFLKDVLFAIDGQKLRFMTQQKWMKVDAVVYVPQAEYERVRVRMFNGPISGEELTIGDLRMKTANGKIELARLNGKRAEIETANGHITLQTSAIDALEVETINGAIKLDGDFRKVETQTLNGNTTYNLTGSRCELIAAKATTGGIDLYIPDGVAASGELKTNLGGFNIKLDGIQVLEEKSEMIQKMLRFQSVNHPDRMLKVFVDTKTGSITLHKSDEVSN